TGGCCCTCATCGGCTACCTCATTTTCATCCGCCCACTCCCGGATGAGGGAAGCGGTAGTGGGAACCGTTGGGCGGGCTTCTGGCTCCTCCTGAAGAGCACCTACCCTATACTGGTCATAATCCTAATCTCCATCGTTCTGGGAATTGACATGGTCTACGGTGCGCTCCTCGGCTTTCTCTCCGCCCTCCTCCCGAACATTAAGCGGGTGAACGTGAGGGAGGTCGCCACCCATGCCCTGCAGCCCAAGATAGTCTTCCTCCTTATCTCAATCATGTACTTCAAATACATCCTGGAGGCGACGGGGGCCGTGGAGGCCCTGCCGAAGGCCATGCTGGCCATGAACCTCCCCGTGATCCTCATACTAATGTTGACTCCCTTCATCGTCGGCCTAATGACAGGGATAAGCTTCGCCTACGTCGGAATGACGTTCCCCTTACTCCTGCCCTTCTTCAAGAGCTTTGACGCCATTGCCCTCGCCTACCTGAGCGGCTACATGGGTATGCTCTTTAGCCCGGTTCACCTCTGCCTCGTATTCTCGGCGGAGTACTATGGGGCGGAACTCAGGCGGGTCTACCTGAAGCTCCTTGCTCCCGCCGCGGCCCTCTTCGTCCTCGGGCTCACCTACATATTTTTCGTGCTTTGAACAAGCTTTTATACCCCCAGCATAGCGTATCACAGGTGAGAGACATGGACGTGGACGGGCTGATCGATGAAATTATCAGGCTTAAGGAGGAGCGCAACGCCATAATCATGGCCCACAACTATCAGCTGCCGGAGATACAGGACATAGCGGACTTCCTGGGGGACAGCCTCGAGCTCGCGAGGAAAGCGGTGAACGTTGATGCAGAAGTCATAGTTTTCGCGGGCGTTGACTTCATGGCCGAGACGGCTAAAATCCTCAATCCAGAAAAGACTGTCCTTCTCCCGACGAGGAGGGCCACGTGCGCGATGGCCAACATGCTCAAACCAGAGCACATAATCGAGGCGAAGAAGAGATATCCCGACGCCCCAGTTGTTCTTTACGTCAACAGCTCGGCCGAGTGCAAGGCCCTCGCGGACGTTACGGTAACCTCAGCCAACGCCGCCAAAATCGTCGGAAAGCTCGACTCGGACGTGGTTATCTTCGGCCCCGACAACAACCTCGCCCACTACGTGGCGAAGAGGACGGGCAAGACCATAATACCCATCCCCGAGGGCGGCCACTGCTACGTCCACAGGAGGTTCACCCTCGAGGACGTCGAGCGCGCGAGGAAGCTATATCCCAACGCCAAGTTGATGGTTCACCCGGAGTGCAACCCGGAGGTGCAGGAGGCGGCTGATCTCATCGTCTCAACCGGCGGGATGATAAGGCGCGCCCCGGAGTGGAACGAGTGGGTTGTTTTCACGGAGAGGGAGATGGTCTACAGGTTGAGCAAGCTCTATCCGGACATCAAGTTCCACCCTGCGAGAGAAGACGCCACCTGCATCGGGATGAAGGCGATAACGCTGAACCACATCTACGAGTCGCTCCGCGATATGAAGTACGAGGTTGAGGTGCCCAAAGAGATAGCGGAGAAGGCGAGGAAGGCAATAGAGAGAATGCTGGAGATGAGCTGATATGGTCCCGCTCGACTATCTCCTCAGGTTCATTGAGGAGGATGCACCTTTCGGCGACGTCACGAGTGAGGCAGTCATCCCGGAGGGAACAAAAGCGAAGGCCGTTATCATAGCAAAGCAGGAAGGGGTTATAGCGGGCGTTGAGGAAGCTAAAGCCCTATTCGAGCACTTCGGCGTTAAGGTGGAGGTCAGGAAGCGCGACGGAGAAGAAGTGGGAAAAGGAGACGTCATCCTCAACCTTGAGGGAGACGCGAGGGCGATTCTCCTCGTCGAGAGAACCGCATTAAACGTCATGGGCAGGATGAGCGGCATCGCAACGGAGGTCAGAAGGCTCGTCGAGAGGGTTAGAGCCGTCAATCCAAAGGTCAGAATAGCGGGGACCAGAAAGACCCTCCTAAAGCCGATAGACAAGAGAGCGCTCCTCATCGGCGGCGGCGAGCCTCACCGCTTCTCGCTGAGCGACGCGATACTCATAAAGGACAACCACCTTGCCTTAGTTCCGCTTGAGGAAGCGATAAGGCGCGCGAAGGAGTTCAGCGTTTACAAGGTCGTCGAGGTTGAGGTTGAGAGCCTTGAGGACGCGGTTGAGGCCGCTAAAGCTGGAGCAGACGTTGTGATGCTCGACAACATGACGCCGGAGGAGATAGGGGAGGCAATAGAGGCTTTAAAGAGGGAAGGCCTCAGAGATAGGATCAAAATCGAGGTCTCCGGGGGAATAACGCCCGAAAATATAGCTGAATACGCGAAGCTCGACATCGACGTCATAAGCCTCGGCTACCTCACCCATTCCGTCAGAAACTTTGACGTCAGCCTCGAAATTATTGGGAGGGCCTAATCAAAGCCCTTTTTGTCTTCCTCTTCATTTTTCGAGGCTTTTTCTGAAACTTACGGGAACTTTCACGGCAACCTTTATATTCAAGTTTTTCCTTGATATGAATTGCAAGTCAAAACTTGAAAAGGTGGTTGAGATGGGGAAGCTTGATATTATCGAGGCAAAGGGCACTGAGAGACTCAAGAGGGGATTCGCAAAGATGGTAAAGGGCGGCGTTATAATGGACGTCACCAACGCTGAACAGGCGAGAATAGCTGAAGAGGCCGGGGCCGTTTCAGTTATGGCCCTCCACCGCGTTCCGGCAGACATCAGGAAGGCTGGTGGAGTCGCCAGAATGGCACCGATAGAGAAGATCCAGGAAATAATGGATGCGGTGACGATCCCGGTGATGGCCAAGGTCAGGATAGGCCACGTCGCCGAGGCGAGGATCCTTGAGGCCCTGGGAGTAGACATGATCGACGAGAGCGAGGTTCTCACTCCATCAGACCCGTACTTCCACATTGACAAGCGCGAGTTCAAGGTCCCGTTCGTCTGCGGCAACAGGAACCTCGGTGAGGCCGTCAGGAGGATATGGGAAGGCGCGGCCATGATGAGGACGAAGGGCGAAGCGGGAACCGGAAACATCGTCGAGGCGGTCAGGCACGTCCGCCTTCTCAAGGACAACATCGCCCTAATCCAGCGCATGACCGACGAGCAGGTCTATGGCGTTGCTGAGAAGTTTGCCGAACCTTACCTCAGGCTCGCCTTTGAGGTCAGAGAGATAAGCGGCCTCCCGAGGCAGGTTCTTGAGAACGAGCCAGTTTACGGCCACTACACCTACCGCGAGATCGTTGAGGGCCTCTACAAGATCCTTCTGGAGATCAAAAAGCTCGGAAGACTACCAGTAGTCAACTTCGCGGCTGGAGGAGTTGCCACACCCGCTGATGCTGCCCTGATGATGCAGATGGGCATGGACGGTGTCTTCGTTGGCTCTGGAATCTTCAAGAGCTCCAACCCAGGGAAGATGGCGAGGGCGATAGTCGAGGCCGTAAACCACTGGGACGAGCCCGACGTCCTCGTGGAGATAAGCAAGGAAATTGGAGAGCCAATGCGCGGACAGGACATTGAGGAGCTTGAAGTCAGGCTCGAGGAGAGGGGCGTCTGA
The sequence above is drawn from the Thermococcus pacificus genome and encodes:
- a CDS encoding TIGR00529 family membrane protein: MEVLYLVLSFAVVIALIWLKINIGLSIFAGSLVLAFLFGMSPPEIAVALYRSATSWETLRLVLIIASIMGMTSVVSQIGYLKDMERAASELFPKAKYSLAMLPALIGLMPMPAGALVSAPMIEPVAGRFEMDPSDKTLVNYWFRHVWEHSWPMYQAIVIASAIVGLSIREISTKMFPLTVLMALIGYLIFIRPLPDEGSGSGNRWAGFWLLLKSTYPILVIILISIVLGIDMVYGALLGFLSALLPNIKRVNVREVATHALQPKIVFLLISIMYFKYILEATGAVEALPKAMLAMNLPVILILMLTPFIVGLMTGISFAYVGMTFPLLLPFFKSFDAIALAYLSGYMGMLFSPVHLCLVFSAEYYGAELRRVYLKLLAPAAALFVLGLTYIFFVL
- the nadA gene encoding quinolinate synthase NadA — protein: MDVDGLIDEIIRLKEERNAIIMAHNYQLPEIQDIADFLGDSLELARKAVNVDAEVIVFAGVDFMAETAKILNPEKTVLLPTRRATCAMANMLKPEHIIEAKKRYPDAPVVLYVNSSAECKALADVTVTSANAAKIVGKLDSDVVIFGPDNNLAHYVAKRTGKTIIPIPEGGHCYVHRRFTLEDVERARKLYPNAKLMVHPECNPEVQEAADLIVSTGGMIRRAPEWNEWVVFTEREMVYRLSKLYPDIKFHPAREDATCIGMKAITLNHIYESLRDMKYEVEVPKEIAEKARKAIERMLEMS
- the nadC gene encoding carboxylating nicotinate-nucleotide diphosphorylase; this translates as MVPLDYLLRFIEEDAPFGDVTSEAVIPEGTKAKAVIIAKQEGVIAGVEEAKALFEHFGVKVEVRKRDGEEVGKGDVILNLEGDARAILLVERTALNVMGRMSGIATEVRRLVERVRAVNPKVRIAGTRKTLLKPIDKRALLIGGGEPHRFSLSDAILIKDNHLALVPLEEAIRRAKEFSVYKVVEVEVESLEDAVEAAKAGADVVMLDNMTPEEIGEAIEALKREGLRDRIKIEVSGGITPENIAEYAKLDIDVISLGYLTHSVRNFDVSLEIIGRA
- the pdxS gene encoding pyridoxal 5'-phosphate synthase lyase subunit PdxS; translation: MGKLDIIEAKGTERLKRGFAKMVKGGVIMDVTNAEQARIAEEAGAVSVMALHRVPADIRKAGGVARMAPIEKIQEIMDAVTIPVMAKVRIGHVAEARILEALGVDMIDESEVLTPSDPYFHIDKREFKVPFVCGNRNLGEAVRRIWEGAAMMRTKGEAGTGNIVEAVRHVRLLKDNIALIQRMTDEQVYGVAEKFAEPYLRLAFEVREISGLPRQVLENEPVYGHYTYREIVEGLYKILLEIKKLGRLPVVNFAAGGVATPADAALMMQMGMDGVFVGSGIFKSSNPGKMARAIVEAVNHWDEPDVLVEISKEIGEPMRGQDIEELEVRLEERGV